From Spirochaetota bacterium, a single genomic window includes:
- the polA gene encoding DNA polymerase I — protein sequence MENQNKKIILVDGHSIIYKIHFSMIKTPLFTTNNENVTIINGFLTKIFSIIEKFKPEYIAIIFDSKEKTFRHEIFPSYKETRNKAPEEINRQTPIIIDLLNKLNFFTLIIPGYEADDIIAYISNKVKTNSNITTYIYSSDKDLMQLVDDRTFMIASGTSTKEEIIIDRNEVYKKFGVYPEQITDFLALIGDSSDNIPGVIGIGEKTARDLLNKYKTLDNIYKYINTIESKKVAEKLLLNKDKAYLSKKLVILNNEIPYNFSIEDFKIPTSFSEESLNILKKYELKKLYEKITNKPFDQVAELKTIDNSKYYLIETEEDLNKILKKIKNNNIKYIALDTETTGFNFQMDEIIGVSFSFLENEAYYVSLLKENKNNLLLLIKSFVEDENIFIIGHNIKFDYKVLKKYDIEIKNIFFDTIIAAKLFLGDAGKLNLDYLAEKYLRYKTIHYDDIVKEKGYNLSNYPIEKVKDYSCEDADVTLKLYNKFKKLLDDYNLSTLFYKIEMPLIKILAHMEINGILVDESYFLEKKKTIENMLNELEKEIYKIAGEEFTINSPKQLQKILFEKLNLPPVKKGKTGYSTDEDVLEELSNLHLLPAKIIEWRKLSKLYSTYIIPILNLKDMNNRLHTNYNQVFVTTGRLSSNDPNLQNIPVYDDYNINIRKGFISKENFTLISADYSQIELRVLAHFSKDENLINAFINGEDIHKSTASFIFNKKIDEITPKERNIAKTINFGVIYGLSPFGLSQQLKISRGEASNFINKYFSQFNRLKKYEEELISFVREYGYTYTLFGRRRYIPEIRSNNKVDQQMGARIALNTQIQGTAAEIMKIATIQIYDFLTQTYREKAYLLRQIHDEIILEIEDSFVEKIKLEIKEIMENLKSELPNFIVPLKVNISSGKDWGQLKD from the coding sequence ATGGAAAATCAAAATAAAAAAATTATTCTTGTAGATGGGCATTCAATTATTTATAAGATACATTTTTCTATGATCAAAACCCCTCTTTTTACAACCAATAATGAAAATGTTACAATAATTAATGGTTTTTTAACAAAAATTTTTTCAATTATTGAAAAATTTAAGCCAGAATATATTGCAATTATTTTCGATTCTAAAGAAAAAACATTTAGGCATGAGATTTTTCCTTCATATAAAGAAACGAGAAACAAAGCTCCAGAAGAAATAAATAGACAAACACCCATAATCATTGACCTATTAAATAAACTTAACTTTTTTACATTAATTATTCCTGGTTATGAAGCAGATGATATAATAGCTTATATTTCAAATAAAGTTAAAACAAATAGTAATATCACTACTTATATTTATTCATCTGATAAAGATTTAATGCAATTAGTAGATGATAGAACTTTTATGATAGCTTCAGGAACTTCAACAAAGGAAGAAATAATAATAGATAGAAATGAAGTTTATAAAAAATTTGGTGTTTATCCAGAACAGATCACAGATTTCCTTGCTTTAATTGGTGATTCTTCTGATAATATACCAGGAGTAATAGGAATAGGTGAAAAAACCGCTAGAGATTTGCTTAATAAATATAAAACTTTAGATAATATTTACAAATATATAAATACAATTGAAAGTAAAAAAGTTGCAGAAAAACTATTACTAAACAAAGATAAAGCTTATCTCTCAAAAAAGCTTGTAATACTTAATAATGAAATACCTTACAATTTTTCAATAGAAGATTTTAAAATTCCTACCTCATTTTCAGAAGAATCTTTAAATATTTTAAAAAAGTATGAATTAAAAAAACTTTATGAAAAAATTACCAACAAACCCTTTGATCAAGTAGCAGAACTTAAAACTATAGATAATTCAAAATATTACCTTATTGAAACAGAAGAAGATTTAAATAAGATATTAAAAAAAATAAAAAATAATAATATCAAATATATAGCATTGGACACAGAGACAACTGGATTCAATTTTCAAATGGATGAAATAATTGGTGTATCTTTTTCATTTTTAGAAAATGAAGCATATTATGTATCCCTTCTAAAAGAGAATAAAAATAATTTGCTATTACTTATTAAATCTTTTGTTGAAGATGAAAATATATTTATAATTGGGCATAATATAAAATTTGATTACAAAGTCTTAAAAAAATATGATATCGAAATAAAAAATATTTTCTTTGATACAATAATTGCAGCTAAACTATTTCTTGGTGATGCTGGTAAACTCAATTTAGATTATCTTGCAGAAAAATATTTAAGATATAAAACAATACATTATGATGATATTGTAAAAGAAAAAGGTTATAATCTTTCAAACTATCCTATAGAAAAAGTCAAAGATTATTCTTGCGAAGATGCTGATGTAACTTTGAAACTATATAATAAATTTAAAAAACTATTGGATGATTATAATTTAAGCACACTTTTTTACAAAATTGAAATGCCATTAATAAAAATACTAGCTCATATGGAAATAAATGGTATTTTAGTAGATGAAAGCTATTTTCTAGAAAAGAAGAAAACAATTGAAAATATGTTGAATGAGCTAGAAAAAGAAATATATAAAATAGCAGGTGAAGAATTCACAATTAACTCCCCAAAACAACTTCAAAAAATCCTTTTTGAAAAATTAAATCTTCCTCCAGTTAAAAAAGGTAAAACTGGTTATTCTACTGATGAAGATGTATTAGAAGAATTGAGCAATTTGCATTTATTACCTGCAAAAATTATAGAATGGAGAAAGTTATCTAAACTCTATTCTACTTATATAATACCAATATTGAATCTTAAAGATATGAATAATAGGCTACATACAAATTATAATCAAGTTTTTGTAACTACTGGGAGATTATCCTCAAATGATCCAAATTTACAAAATATTCCTGTTTATGATGACTACAACATAAATATACGAAAAGGTTTTATATCAAAAGAAAACTTTACTTTAATTTCTGCGGATTATTCTCAAATTGAACTTAGAGTTTTAGCTCATTTCTCAAAAGATGAAAACTTAATAAATGCATTTATAAATGGCGAAGATATCCACAAATCTACTGCATCTTTTATATTTAATAAAAAAATTGATGAAATAACCCCAAAAGAGAGAAATATTGCAAAAACTATCAACTTCGGAGTTATATACGGTTTATCACCATTTGGACTTTCACAGCAATTAAAAATTTCAAGAGGAGAAGCAAGTAATTTTATTAACAAATATTTCTCACAATTTAATAGGTTAAAGAAATATGAAGAGGAACTTATATCTTTTGTTAGAGAATATGGTTATACCTATACTCTTTTTGGTAGAAGAAGATATATTCCAGAAATAAGGTCAAATAATAAAGTAGATCAACAAATGGGAGCAAGAATAGCTCTTAATACACAAATACAGGGGACAGCAGCAGAAATAATGAAAATTGCAACGATCCAAATTTATGATTTCCTTACCCAAACGTATAGAGAAAAAGCTTATTTACTCCGTCAAATTCACGATGAAATTATTCTTGAAATAGAAGATTCTTTTGTAGAAAAGATAAAATTAGAAATAAAAGAAATTATGGAAAACTTAAAATCTGAATTACCAAATTTTATTGTACCACTTAAAGTAAATATTTCTTCGGGGAAAGACTGGGGTCAACTTAAAGATTAA
- the gpmI gene encoding 2,3-bisphosphoglycerate-independent phosphoglycerate mutase — protein sequence MRKKIPYMLLIRDGWGFNPKKEYNAIELCNPENHNYFLNNFPTVLIEASGLAVGLPEGNQGSSEVGHLNMGAGRIVYQNLVKISKEIDEKTFFKNEALLKSYEHAIKYNSNIHIYGLVQDQGVHAHTKHLLGYLEFFRLKNYNGDKIYIHIISDGRDTLPKSTYQYVKEVEEYIHKFNFGKIISITGRYYAMDRDNRWERVKLFYDMLVYGKSDSNLFNDVYSAIDDAYNNNETDEFIKPRIIKGFKVIQDNDLIIFFNYRFDRAREITKAFIHDDFKEFETKKINNLCYLCTTEYYENIQKSNRAKVFVTYPLENLTNIMGEWISKKGLKQLRIAETEKFAHVTFFFNGQQDTVYEGEDRILIPSPKVPTYDLKPEMSAYEVTENILNALDKDIYDFIVLNYANPDMVGHTGVLEAAIKACKTVDICVGKVVNKVLEKEGIVFLTSDHGNAEQMIDYESGKPYTAHTSNPVWFTIISKLTHLQKDKIKLRNDGKLADISPTILYTMGIDIPSEMDGNILFK from the coding sequence ATGAGAAAAAAAATACCTTATATGCTTTTAATTAGAGATGGATGGGGATTTAACCCCAAAAAAGAATATAACGCTATAGAATTATGCAATCCAGAAAATCATAATTATTTTTTAAATAATTTTCCTACAGTCTTAATTGAAGCTTCGGGATTAGCTGTAGGATTACCAGAAGGAAATCAAGGATCATCAGAAGTTGGCCATCTTAATATGGGAGCAGGAAGGATTGTATATCAAAATCTAGTCAAAATATCTAAAGAAATTGATGAAAAGACATTTTTTAAAAATGAAGCTTTATTAAAATCTTATGAGCATGCAATTAAGTATAATTCAAATATCCATATTTATGGTTTAGTACAAGATCAAGGAGTCCATGCACACACAAAGCATTTACTTGGGTATTTAGAATTTTTTAGACTTAAAAACTATAATGGAGATAAAATCTATATCCACATAATTTCTGATGGAAGAGATACTTTACCAAAATCCACATATCAATATGTTAAAGAAGTTGAAGAATATATTCATAAATTTAATTTCGGGAAAATAATATCTATTACAGGTAGATATTATGCTATGGATAGAGACAATAGATGGGAAAGAGTTAAATTATTTTACGATATGCTTGTTTATGGTAAAAGTGATTCTAACTTATTTAATGATGTTTATAGTGCAATAGATGATGCTTACAATAATAATGAAACAGATGAATTTATAAAACCTCGAATAATAAAAGGATTTAAAGTAATTCAAGATAATGATTTAATAATATTTTTCAATTATAGATTTGATAGAGCAAGAGAAATTACTAAAGCTTTTATTCATGATGATTTTAAAGAATTTGAAACAAAAAAAATAAATAATTTATGCTATTTATGCACAACCGAATATTATGAAAATATTCAGAAATCAAATAGAGCAAAAGTATTCGTAACCTACCCTCTTGAAAACTTAACAAATATAATGGGAGAATGGATATCAAAAAAAGGTTTGAAACAACTTAGAATAGCTGAGACTGAAAAATTTGCTCATGTTACTTTTTTCTTTAATGGGCAACAAGATACTGTATATGAAGGAGAAGATAGAATATTAATTCCTTCACCAAAAGTTCCCACCTATGATTTAAAACCAGAAATGAGTGCATATGAGGTAACAGAAAACATATTAAATGCATTAGACAAAGATATTTATGACTTTATAGTGCTTAATTATGCTAACCCTGATATGGTTGGGCATACAGGTGTACTTGAAGCTGCTATTAAAGCATGTAAAACTGTCGATATATGTGTTGGAAAAGTTGTTAACAAAGTTTTAGAGAAAGAAGGAATAGTATTTCTTACTTCAGATCACGGAAATGCAGAGCAAATGATTGACTATGAATCTGGGAAACCTTATACAGCACACACTTCAAATCCTGTTTGGTTTACTATAATTTCAAAATTAACTCATTTACAAAAAGATAAAATAAAATTAAGAAATGATGGAAAACTTGCAGATATTAGTCCTACTATTCTTTATACAATGGGAATTGATATTCCAAGTGAAATGGACGGAAATATTTTATTTAAGTAA
- the udk gene encoding uridine kinase has protein sequence MKEKAFIIGISGGSGSGKTTIVKKISEVYNDFVFLPQDNYYKSAEYINNENITDFNFDHPDAFDNDLLINHLKRLKNFQNIELPHYDFIQNKRTEQVTLIEPKKLIIFEGILIFFNKEIRDLIDLKIYVDTPDDIRFIRRLKRDIEKRGRTIDSVIKQYLTFVRPGHLNFVEPTKVYADIIIPEGGYNQPAIDLLISFIKEKIRED, from the coding sequence ATGAAAGAAAAAGCTTTTATAATAGGAATTTCTGGTGGTTCAGGTTCTGGCAAAACAACTATTGTTAAGAAAATTTCAGAGGTATATAATGATTTTGTATTTTTACCTCAAGATAATTATTATAAATCTGCAGAATATATTAACAATGAAAATATTACAGACTTCAATTTTGATCATCCTGATGCTTTTGATAATGATTTATTAATTAATCATTTAAAAAGATTAAAGAATTTTCAAAATATTGAACTTCCCCATTATGATTTTATCCAAAATAAAAGAACTGAACAAGTAACTTTAATAGAACCTAAAAAGCTTATTATTTTTGAAGGTATTCTAATTTTCTTTAATAAAGAAATTAGAGATCTAATAGATCTTAAAATTTATGTAGATACTCCTGATGATATAAGATTTATTAGAAGACTAAAAAGAGATATAGAAAAAAGAGGAAGAACTATTGATTCTGTAATAAAGCAATACTTAACATTTGTAAGACCAGGACATTTAAATTTTGTTGAACCTACAAAAGTCTATGCTGATATAATTATACCGGAAGGAGGTTATAACCAACCAGCTATTGATTTATTAATATCATTTATTAAAGAAAAAATTAGAGAAGATTAA
- a CDS encoding bifunctional 5,10-methylenetetrahydrofolate dehydrogenase/5,10-methenyltetrahydrofolate cyclohydrolase, with amino-acid sequence MILSGNELKKKLIEDYSFKIDEIKKEFEKKGKDFNKNKIGILSNIDDEPSRVYLKQLLKLFKKFDLNYEIIEISKNSKNGGDKNYIEYINNFNLRDDIIGIFVQMPMVDVKEKEYVINAISPNKDLEGITRNSFASIFYNKEFLVPPTANAVIELANYYNINFASKDVLIINRSYIIGKPLIGLLLNRDATVTVAHSKTKDLKFKMKESEIIITAVGKPCFIKKEDIKKGTIIFDLSINYLDNKIVGDCDFESLKDICSITPVPDGVGPITNLMLIKNYLNIIKI; translated from the coding sequence ATGATTTTAAGTGGGAATGAATTAAAGAAAAAACTAATAGAAGATTACTCATTTAAAATAGATGAAATAAAAAAAGAGTTTGAAAAAAAAGGTAAAGATTTTAATAAGAACAAAATTGGAATATTATCAAATATTGATGATGAACCTTCTAGGGTTTATTTAAAACAATTATTAAAATTATTTAAAAAATTTGATTTAAACTATGAAATAATTGAAATTTCAAAGAATTCAAAAAATGGAGGAGATAAAAATTATATTGAATATATAAATAACTTTAATTTAAGAGATGATATTATTGGTATTTTTGTTCAAATGCCAATGGTTGATGTAAAAGAAAAAGAATATGTTATAAATGCTATTTCACCTAATAAGGATCTTGAAGGAATTACTAGAAACTCTTTTGCATCAATTTTTTACAATAAAGAGTTTCTTGTTCCTCCTACAGCAAATGCTGTAATAGAGTTAGCAAATTATTATAATATAAATTTCGCCTCAAAAGATGTATTAATAATAAATAGGTCTTATATAATAGGAAAACCTTTAATCGGACTTCTTTTAAATAGAGATGCCACAGTTACAGTAGCACATTCAAAAACGAAGGATTTAAAATTTAAAATGAAAGAATCTGAAATTATAATTACAGCAGTAGGTAAGCCTTGCTTTATTAAAAAAGAAGATATAAAAAAAGGGACAATTATATTTGATCTATCAATAAATTATTTGGATAATAAAATTGTTGGGGATTGCGATTTTGAATCTCTTAAAGATATATGTTCTATAACTCCAGTTCCAGATGGTGTTGGTCCCATTACCAATTTAATGCTAATTAAAAATTATTTAAATATAATTAAAATATAA
- a CDS encoding U32 family peptidase: MKNKFIINKPELLSPAGDKKKGAFPIIYGADAIYIGTKNYSLRYNKNFSDIQDLKYLSDVIHKFNKKFYFTTNIFMHNMDLNNFIDEFSSIDKVNPDAYIVSDPSIVEYLNKKFKKRKLNSNSKYKIKKREIHLSTQANTLNFKRVEFWYRQGVDRVILARELTLKEIEEIKNYINEKKLKVKLETFIHGAMCISYSGRCLLSFYMTSPNLSKSEGIYYRDANKGMCVHPCRWEFKVIEKKRENEIFEVIEDSNYSYFMSSKDLCLLKYLPFLVIAGIDSFKIEGRMKSEFYQGITTFVYRKAIDIAFEIVKDFNKKDIDFYLNNKDRFFKDFNKWNDFVNNYFPFLDLYSHRPYSTGFYFIDSQLNEEIRPTNLNYQRDSIYLGYVIWYEDLENISYKDIFKNLFNFDNNFYRKLKELFLKIILRDEKEIKKKNYLYLFYCKNKWDLSETVKLVGPYDKIMDFKILKAYDLELNKVEILKHSNYYLLILDNYINSFSFIIKQ; encoded by the coding sequence ATGAAAAATAAATTTATAATTAATAAACCTGAGTTACTTTCACCAGCAGGAGATAAAAAAAAAGGAGCATTTCCTATAATTTATGGAGCTGATGCTATATATATAGGAACAAAAAATTATAGCCTAAGATACAATAAAAACTTTTCTGATATTCAAGATTTAAAATATCTTTCAGATGTGATTCATAAGTTTAATAAAAAGTTTTATTTTACTACTAATATTTTTATGCACAATATGGATTTAAATAATTTTATTGATGAATTTTCAAGTATAGATAAAGTTAATCCAGATGCATATATAGTTTCTGATCCTTCTATAGTTGAATATTTGAATAAAAAATTTAAAAAAAGAAAATTAAATTCTAATAGTAAATATAAAATAAAGAAAAGAGAAATCCATCTTTCAACTCAAGCAAATACTTTAAATTTTAAAAGAGTTGAATTTTGGTATAGACAAGGTGTAGATAGAGTTATTTTAGCTAGGGAATTAACATTAAAAGAAATTGAAGAAATAAAAAATTATATAAATGAAAAGAAATTAAAAGTTAAGTTGGAAACTTTTATACATGGAGCTATGTGTATCTCTTATTCTGGAAGGTGCTTACTTTCTTTTTATATGACTTCGCCAAATCTTTCAAAATCTGAAGGAATTTATTATAGAGATGCTAATAAAGGGATGTGTGTCCACCCATGTAGATGGGAATTTAAGGTTATTGAGAAAAAAAGAGAAAATGAAATATTTGAAGTTATTGAAGATTCAAATTATTCATACTTTATGTCTTCTAAAGATTTGTGTCTATTAAAATATTTGCCCTTTTTAGTTATTGCTGGTATAGATTCTTTTAAGATAGAAGGGAGAATGAAATCAGAATTTTATCAAGGCATAACAACTTTTGTTTATAGGAAAGCTATTGATATTGCTTTTGAGATTGTAAAAGATTTTAATAAAAAAGATATTGATTTTTATCTTAATAATAAAGATAGATTTTTTAAAGATTTTAATAAATGGAATGATTTTGTTAATAATTATTTTCCTTTTTTAGATTTATATTCCCATAGACCATACTCTACTGGATTTTATTTTATAGATAGCCAATTAAATGAGGAAATAAGACCAACTAATTTAAATTATCAAAGGGATTCCATTTATCTAGGCTATGTTATTTGGTATGAAGATTTAGAAAATATTAGCTACAAAGATATTTTTAAAAATTTATTTAATTTTGATAATAATTTTTATAGAAAATTAAAAGAATTGTTTTTAAAAATAATTTTAAGGGATGAGAAAGAAATTAAGAAAAAAAATTATTTATATCTTTTTTATTGCAAAAACAAGTGGGATTTAAGTGAAACTGTTAAATTAGTTGGCCCATATGATAAAATTATGGATTTTAAAATATTGAAAGCTTATGATCTCGAATTAAACAAAGTTGAGATTTTGAAACATTCAAATTATTATTTACTAATTTTGGACAATTATATAAATAGTTTTTCTTTCATTATAAAGCAATAA
- a CDS encoding MarR family transcriptional regulator, with product MIKYSNFEKYFRHLAFKVKIEGRKALKDYPDITKAMFETLQLIYFNKSLKAKDIASNLDISRPAASEILTKLEKYEYIQKTKNPKDNRETYFSLSKKGEKVINSVIKQRVKFIKQIFKEEEIVEISKIFKDILKRFKKSDQR from the coding sequence TTGATAAAATATTCTAATTTTGAAAAATATTTTAGACATCTTGCTTTTAAGGTTAAAATAGAAGGTAGAAAAGCTTTAAAAGATTATCCAGATATAACTAAAGCTATGTTTGAAACATTACAATTAATATATTTTAACAAATCATTAAAAGCTAAAGATATTGCATCAAATCTTGATATTTCAAGACCTGCTGCTTCAGAGATTCTTACTAAATTGGAAAAATACGAATATATACAAAAAACAAAAAATCCTAAAGATAACAGAGAAACATATTTTTCCTTATCAAAAAAAGGAGAAAAAGTTATTAATTCTGTCATCAAACAAAGAGTTAAGTTTATAAAGCAAATATTTAAAGAAGAGGAAATAGTTGAAATTTCAAAAATATTTAAAGATATATTGAAAAGATTTAAAAAAAGTGACCAGAGATAG